Proteins co-encoded in one Pseudomonas fluorescens genomic window:
- a CDS encoding ABC transporter permease, translated as MLTLSPIGQRRWARFKAHRRGWWSLWLFLALFGLSLGGELVANDKPLLVTYQGEWYFPAFKRYTEQDFGGELPFQPDYRSAQVRELIEGQGGRMWFAPIPFGFDTVNYDLTQPAPSPPSGENWLGTDDQARDVLARVIFGTRVSLLFALSLTAASALIGIAAGALQGYYGAWVDLIGQRLLEVWSGLPVLYLLIILSGFVEPNFWWLLGIMALFSWLSLVDVVRAEFLRSRGLEYVKAARALGVGDAQVIVRHILPNAMSATLTYLPFILTGAIATLSALDFLGFGMPAGSASLGELIGQGKNNLQAPWLGLTAFFALALILSLLVFIGEACRDAFDPRT; from the coding sequence ATGCTGACACTTTCTCCCATCGGGCAGCGCCGCTGGGCGCGGTTCAAGGCTCATCGGCGCGGCTGGTGGTCGTTGTGGCTGTTTCTCGCACTGTTCGGCCTGAGCCTGGGCGGCGAGCTGGTCGCCAACGACAAACCGTTGCTGGTGACGTATCAGGGCGAGTGGTATTTCCCGGCGTTCAAGCGCTACACCGAGCAGGATTTCGGTGGCGAGCTGCCGTTCCAGCCCGACTACCGCAGTGCCCAGGTGCGTGAACTGATCGAGGGGCAGGGCGGACGGATGTGGTTTGCGCCGATCCCGTTCGGTTTCGACACGGTCAATTACGACCTGACCCAACCGGCACCAAGCCCGCCTTCCGGCGAAAACTGGCTGGGCACCGACGATCAGGCGCGGGATGTGCTGGCACGGGTGATCTTTGGTACGCGGGTTTCGTTGCTGTTTGCCTTGTCATTGACCGCCGCGAGTGCGCTGATCGGTATCGCAGCCGGTGCCCTGCAAGGTTATTACGGCGCCTGGGTCGATCTGATCGGGCAGCGTTTGCTGGAGGTCTGGTCGGGGCTGCCGGTGTTGTATCTGCTGATCATTCTGTCCGGATTCGTCGAGCCGAATTTCTGGTGGTTGCTGGGGATCATGGCGCTGTTTTCCTGGCTGAGTCTGGTGGACGTGGTGCGCGCCGAGTTCCTGCGCAGCCGGGGCCTGGAGTACGTGAAGGCAGCGCGGGCGCTGGGCGTCGGCGATGCGCAGGTGATCGTGCGACACATTCTGCCCAATGCCATGAGTGCGACGTTGACGTACTTGCCGTTCATTCTGACCGGGGCAATTGCCACGTTGTCGGCGCTGGATTTTCTCGGCTTCGGCATGCCCGCCGGCAGTGCTTCGCTGGGCGAACTGATCGGTCAGGGAAAGAACAATCTGCAAGCGCCGTGGCTGGGCCTGACGGCGTTCTTTGCGCTCGCGCTGATTCTTTCATTGCTCGTCTTCATCGGCGAAGCCTGCCGTGATGCCTTCGACCCCAGGACTTGA
- a CDS encoding microcin C ABC transporter permease YejB produces the protein MWGYSLRRLLLIVPTLLAILLVNFVIVQAAPGGPVEQAIARLQGIGVGAAVGASHVETIGGESRATRGLDPKLVAEIERQYGFDKGAGERLWLMLKSYAQLDFGKSFFRGASVTELIWQKLPVTLSLGLWATLITYLVSIPLGIRKAVHNGSAFDVWSSAAIIIGYAMPGFLFALLLIVVFAGGTALDWFPVRGLVSDNFAELSLWGKVADYFWHLVLPVSALVIGGFATLTILTKNSFLNEISRLYVVTARAKGLSERQVLYGHVFRNAMLLVVAGLPQALVTVFFGGSLLIEVIFSLDGLGRLSYEAAVSRDYPVVFGSLFIFTLFGLLIKLLGDLCYTLVDPRIDFSARAA, from the coding sequence ATGTGGGGTTATAGCCTGCGGCGTCTGCTGCTGATCGTGCCGACCTTGCTGGCAATTCTGCTGGTGAACTTCGTGATCGTGCAGGCTGCGCCCGGTGGCCCGGTCGAGCAGGCCATCGCTCGATTGCAGGGGATTGGTGTCGGTGCCGCGGTGGGTGCCAGTCATGTCGAAACCATTGGCGGTGAGTCCCGCGCCACCCGTGGCCTGGACCCGAAACTGGTGGCCGAGATCGAGCGCCAGTACGGGTTCGACAAAGGTGCCGGTGAGCGTCTGTGGCTGATGCTCAAGAGCTACGCGCAACTGGACTTCGGCAAGAGTTTTTTTCGAGGCGCGTCGGTGACCGAACTGATCTGGCAGAAGCTGCCGGTGACCCTGTCGCTGGGTTTGTGGGCGACGCTGATCACTTATCTGGTGTCGATTCCGCTGGGCATCCGCAAGGCGGTGCACAATGGCTCGGCGTTCGATGTCTGGAGCAGCGCGGCGATCATCATCGGCTATGCGATGCCGGGGTTTCTGTTTGCGCTGCTGCTGATCGTGGTGTTTGCCGGCGGTACGGCGCTGGACTGGTTTCCGGTACGCGGGCTGGTCTCGGACAACTTCGCCGAGCTGTCGCTGTGGGGCAAGGTGGCGGACTACTTCTGGCATCTGGTGCTGCCAGTCAGCGCGCTGGTAATCGGCGGATTCGCGACGCTGACGATCCTGACCAAAAACAGTTTTCTCAACGAGATCTCGCGGCTGTACGTGGTCACCGCCCGGGCCAAGGGCCTGAGTGAGCGGCAGGTGCTGTACGGGCATGTGTTTCGCAACGCGATGCTGTTGGTGGTGGCTGGATTGCCTCAGGCATTGGTCACGGTGTTTTTCGGTGGTTCGCTCTTGATCGAAGTGATTTTCTCCCTCGACGGCCTCGGCCGCCTGAGTTACGAAGCAGCGGTGTCGCGGGATTACCCGGTGGTGTTCGGTTCGCTGTTCATCTTCACTCTGTTCGGGCTCTTGATAAAACTGCTGGGCGACCTGTGTTACACGCTGGTCGATCCGCGTATCGACTTTTCCGCGAGGGCAGCCTGA
- a CDS encoding extracellular solute-binding protein — protein sequence MLSRLMLFSIFVLSSPLIFAAPQHALTVYGEAPKYAADFQHLAYANPDAPKGGTLRRSSLESGPFDHLIPYIDKGTGVAEIDGWLYAPLAYRSKDEPYSVYGVVAQRMELDADRRWLRFYLNPKARFEDGAPITAEDVRYTFELFTTQGSLKYRQQFRDVAEVQVESPTQVRFMFKNNESRTLPLDLATLPVLPEHWWRTRNFADGAGFEIPPGSGPYRVSAVDAGRSVKFQRVKDWWARDLPITRGLYNFDQLSVEFFADTDVSRQVLKAGGFDYNREFSATSYTIGYAGAALEQGKLLREHLAPGAAQGAQGFVFNLQKPMFQDRRVRQAIAMLWDFEWSNRQMMRSLYLRQRSYFSHSALSATELPDAEELKILEPWRGKIPDEVFSQVFEAPRTDGSGNIRAQQLQALKLLEAAGWKPRGDQLVNAAGEPLQFTFLNGQKGFERLLLPFKRNLAQIGIGFDIRQVDTAQYTNRVRSRDYDMIVVGYPVSQAPGRELFNYFGSEGADDPGSNNYMVLRDPAVDALLEGVVQADNRESLLRHAHALDRVLQWGYYWIPNYYPPGISTVWWNRFGRPAIAPLYDAGLDTWWEISPTALTSTQMQQQQKEYAHVGL from the coding sequence ATGCTCTCCAGACTCATGCTTTTCAGCATCTTCGTGTTGTCGAGCCCGCTCATTTTCGCCGCGCCCCAACACGCCCTCACGGTCTACGGCGAAGCGCCGAAATACGCCGCGGATTTCCAGCACCTGGCTTACGCCAACCCCGACGCGCCCAAGGGTGGAACCTTGCGCCGCTCTTCGCTGGAGAGCGGTCCGTTCGATCACCTGATTCCCTACATCGACAAAGGCACAGGTGTCGCCGAAATCGATGGCTGGCTCTACGCGCCGCTGGCCTATCGCAGCAAGGACGAGCCTTACAGCGTCTACGGTGTGGTCGCGCAGAGGATGGAGCTGGACGCGGACCGGCGCTGGCTGCGCTTTTACCTCAACCCCAAGGCACGGTTCGAGGACGGCGCGCCGATCACCGCCGAAGACGTGCGTTACACCTTCGAGCTGTTCACCACTCAGGGCAGCCTCAAGTATCGCCAGCAGTTTCGTGATGTCGCCGAGGTGCAGGTCGAGTCGCCGACCCAGGTGCGTTTCATGTTCAAGAACAACGAGAGCCGAACCTTGCCGCTGGATCTGGCGACATTGCCGGTGTTGCCCGAGCATTGGTGGCGTACACGCAATTTCGCCGATGGCGCAGGCTTCGAGATTCCGCCGGGCAGCGGGCCGTACAGGGTCAGCGCGGTGGATGCCGGGCGCAGCGTGAAATTCCAGCGGGTCAAGGACTGGTGGGCCAGGGATCTGCCGATCACTCGCGGGCTTTATAACTTCGATCAATTGAGCGTGGAGTTCTTTGCCGACACTGACGTGTCACGACAAGTGCTCAAGGCCGGCGGCTTCGATTACAACCGCGAGTTCTCCGCCACCAGTTACACCATCGGTTATGCCGGCGCAGCGCTGGAGCAGGGCAAGTTGCTGCGCGAACACCTCGCACCCGGTGCTGCGCAAGGCGCCCAGGGGTTTGTGTTCAATCTGCAAAAACCGATGTTTCAGGATCGCCGGGTGCGGCAGGCAATTGCCATGCTCTGGGATTTCGAATGGAGCAACCGGCAGATGATGCGCAGCCTGTACCTGCGCCAGCGCAGTTACTTTTCCCATAGCGCGTTGTCGGCCACCGAGTTGCCGGATGCCGAAGAACTGAAAATCCTCGAACCGTGGCGCGGCAAGATCCCCGATGAGGTGTTCAGCCAGGTGTTCGAAGCGCCGCGCACTGATGGCAGTGGCAACATCCGTGCGCAACAGTTGCAGGCGCTGAAATTGCTGGAGGCCGCCGGCTGGAAACCCCGTGGCGATCAATTGGTGAATGCCGCCGGCGAGCCGCTGCAATTCACCTTTCTCAACGGCCAGAAAGGATTCGAACGCCTGCTGCTGCCGTTCAAGCGCAACCTGGCGCAGATCGGTATCGGCTTCGATATTCGTCAGGTCGACACCGCGCAATACACCAACCGCGTGCGCAGCCGCGACTACGACATGATTGTCGTCGGTTACCCGGTCAGTCAGGCGCCGGGGCGCGAGCTGTTCAACTATTTCGGTTCCGAGGGTGCCGATGATCCGGGCTCCAACAACTACATGGTGCTGCGCGACCCGGCGGTGGATGCGCTGCTCGAAGGCGTGGTGCAGGCCGACAATCGCGAAAGTCTTCTGCGCCACGCCCATGCTCTGGATCGGGTGTTGCAGTGGGGCTATTACTGGATTCCCAACTATTACCCACCGGGCATCTCCACGGTGTGGTGGAACCGTTTCGGTCGCCCGGCCATTGCGCCGCTGTACGACGCCGGACTCGACACCTGGTGGGAAATCAGCCCGACCGCGCTGACCTCGACGCAGATGCAGCAACAGCAAAAGGAGTACGCCCATGTGGGGTTATAG